A genomic window from Triticum urartu cultivar G1812 chromosome 7, Tu2.1, whole genome shotgun sequence includes:
- the LOC125519233 gene encoding uncharacterized protein LOC125519233, whose protein sequence is MGGGNRMIGDVDRTWAGRRPATRWQDAGTGPDAAVVQRFEAAMHRRGEDEQAGAAVGGKREEWRRRRKDEEVEAGAEAAEDRISELPEALRLHVLCLLPLKSAIRTGALSTRWRSLWTHRWPAPSSLDFRLGIGDSPHPLLETLERRGWRRLQRFALSFGIGAFKAEHFRRCLDLAIACAVEDLHVHRVHHFFARFYKFRLPLGDPHLARLSFRYISVDLPDSFSARSHRFTALEVIHLRCVHISDDTVSSLVAACPLLHTLDLRYCEGLDSVSVAAAGAHLSSLTVAECDPCTDVVLADEASGLRSFRYSGAYMPAYSIPATITSLADLYICFGASNRRRRLSGTRIRFYGQEAHACELRRNWLQLLTSLSNLTVLTLCSSILRRLSAKARARLAATGAAPCKLLNLRELQLLMFEVEINNMNDIYSFLVACCGPRLERLFVQLPTINYPYEPEDEPSGSESEEFGSMGELSYQEAHGEGELDDDLSEGEATEKDGLEEQLSEGDALEEDEIEEELSEGEELEEELSEGNELVEELSGGEPPEEKQSQKQGSMEEQSDGGQSEEETLEHGDVFENLMLLKMMNFMGRDNEMQLVSLVLKKATSLKQLILFTPKINHPEELHKDHMNTSHLLERKLFSLRRASPNAQIVLSEPDDSAVQPLHEALVKIY, encoded by the exons ATGGGCGGGGGCAACCGCATGATCGGAGATGTTGACAGGACGTGGgcagggcggcggccggcgacgcgCTGGCAGGATGCAGGGACTGGTCCAGATGCAGCGGTGGTCCAAAGGTTCGAGGCGGCCATGCACCGCCGAGGAGAGGACGAACAGGCTGGGGCTG CCGTCGGCGGTAAACGGGAggaatggcggcggcggcggaaggaCGAGGAAGTAGAAGCAGGCGCGGAGGCGGCAGAGGACCGCATCTCGGAGCTGCCGGAGGCGCTGCGGCTGCACGTCCTCTGCCTGCTCCCGCTCAAATCCGCCATCCGCACGGGCGCGCTCTCCACCCGGTGGCGCTCCCTCTGGACGCACCGCTGGCCGGCGCCCTCCTCCCTCGACTTCCGCCTCGGCATCGGCGACTCCCCGCACCCGCTCCTCGAAACCCTAGagcggcgcgggtggcggcgcctCCAGCGGTTCGCCCTCTCCTTCGGCATCGGCGCGTTCAAGGCCGAGCACTTCCGCCGCTGCCTCGACCTCGCCATCGCCTGCGCCGTCGAGGACCTGCACGTCCACCGCGTGCACCACTTCTTCGCCCGCTTCTACAAGTTCCGGCTCCCGCTGGGtgacccccacctcgcccgcctcTCGTTCCGCTACATCAGCGTCGACCTCCCCGACTCCTTCTCCGCCCGCTCCCACCGGTTCACCGCTCTCGAGGTCATCCACCTCCGCTGCGTCCACATCTCCGACGACACAGTCAGCAGCCTGGTCGCCGCGTGCCCCCTCCTCCACACCCTCGATTTGCGCTACTGCGAAGGCCTCGACTCCGTCAGCGTCGCGGCGGCCGGGGCGCACCTGAGTAGCCTCACCGTTGCAGAGTGCGATCCGTGCACCGACGTTGTTTTGGCCGATGAGGCATCCGGTCTGCGCTCATTCCGCTACAGCGGTGCCTACATGCCCGCCTACAGCATCCCGGCCACCATCACTAGTCTTGCTGACCTTTACATCTGCTTCGGAGCATCTAACCGCCGGCGACGCTTGTCAGGCACCAGAATCCGGTTTTATGGACAGGAGGCTCACGCTTGCGAGCTGCGCAGAAACTGGCTTCAACTACTAACCAGTCTGTCCAACCTCACCGTGCTTACCCTCTGCAGCAGTATCCTACGG AGACTGTCTGCCAAAGCTCGTGCCAGATTAGCTGCCACAGGCGCTGCACCATGCAAATTGCTGAATTTGAGAGAGCTTCAGCTACTGATGTTCGAAGTGGAGATCAACAACATGAACGACATTTACTCTTTCCTTGTGGCATGCTGTGGCCCTCGTTTGGAGAGGCTATTTGTGCAG CTTCCGACAATCAATTATCCATATGAGCCAGAGGATGAACCATCAGGATCAGAGTCAGAGGAATTTGGATCAATGGGAGAGCTATCATACCAAGAGGCACATGGGGAAGGTGAGCTGGATGACGACTTGTCAGAAGGAGAAGCAACAGAGAAAGATGGGCTAGAGGAACAGCTGTCAGAGGGAGATGCCCTGGAGGAAGATGAGATAGAGGAAGAGTTGTCAGAGGGAGAAGAACTAGAGGAAGAGCTTTCAGAGGGAAATGAACTAGTGGAAGAGTTGTCAGGGGGAGAGCCACCTGAGGAAAAGCAATCACAGAAACAGGGGTCAATGGAAGAGCAATCTGATGGAGGGCAATCAGAGGAAGAGACACTAGAGCACGGCGATGTCTTTGAGAACCTTATGTTGCTCAAAATGATGAATTTCATGGGACGCGACAATGAGATGCAGCTAGTAAGCCTTGTGTTGAAGAAGGCTACTAGTCTCAAGCAACTGATACTATTTACTCCCAAGATTAATCACCCAGAAGAGCTCCACAAGGATCATATGAATACTTCCCATTTGCTTGAAAGAAAACTATTTTCTCTCAGAAGGGCCTCGCCAAATGCTCAGATAGTTCTCAGCGAGCCTGATGATAGTGCAGTCCAGCCGTTGCATGAGGCTTTAGTCAAGATTTACTGA